A genome region from Musa acuminata AAA Group cultivar baxijiao chromosome BXJ3-5, Cavendish_Baxijiao_AAA, whole genome shotgun sequence includes the following:
- the LOC103984576 gene encoding bZIP transcription factor 27 has translation MWRSEQGNNHHGSTNNRVASSSSSSSSSSRSSPSSTTSSLLPQAPKRRTMEEVWKDIGLRSLHHQERLLTPLNHQRHSPTASPSFRAIILQDFLAGPMNRPHAAAKNLPLPPSTMPPTALSLSPRLEIQLMGSDAHGNSNSSSNGCRASFISPAFSDNMVRPPSPIGLFSFCSKEAMSEDPAACGDLRHKRMIKNRESAARSRARKQASPPILLSVCLKCLGSWLLTVPRAFQLDHRLISMSWSWRLLDCWRSNPAYRKNSTR, from the coding sequence ATGTGGCGTTCAGAGCAAGGCAACAACCACCATGGAAGCACTAACAACAGGGTggcgtcctcctcctcttcctcctcatcgtcATCAAGATCCTCACCTTCGTCGACCACCTCCAGTCTCCTCCCACAGGCACCAAAGAGGAGGACCATGGAGGAGGTTTGGAAGGACATCGGTCTCCGCAGCCTCCACCACCAGGAAAGGCTCCTCACACCTCTGAACCACCAGCGCCACTCTCCCACCGCCTCACCCTCCTTCAGGGCCATCATCCTTCAGGACTTCCTTGCAGGACCCATGAATAGGCCTCATGCCGCCGCCAAGAACTTGCCGCTGCCGCCCTCCACCATGCCCCCTACTGCCCTCAGCTTGAGCCCTCGTCTGGAAATCCAGCTCATGGGGTCCGATGCCCATGGCAACTCCAACTCCAGCTCCAACGGCTGCCGCGCCTCCTTCATCTCCCCTGCTTTCTCCGACAACATGGTCCGCCCGCCCTCGCCCATCGGCCTCTTCTCCTTCTGCTCCAAGGAGGCGATGTCGGAGGACCCCGCTGCTTGCGGCGACCTCCGGCACAAGCGCATGATCAAGAACCGGGAGTCCGCTGCCCGATCGCGCGCGAGGAAACAGGCATCTCCTCCAATCCTTCTCTCCGTTTGCTTAAAATGTCTTGGCTCCTGGCTTCTCACTGTACCACGAGCTTTCCAACTTGATCACAGGCTTATATCAATGAGCTGGAGCTGGAGGTTGCTCGACTGTTGGAGGAGCAATCCAGCCTACAGAAAGAACTCGACGAGgtga